In Falco cherrug isolate bFalChe1 chromosome 5, bFalChe1.pri, whole genome shotgun sequence, one DNA window encodes the following:
- the PARVG gene encoding gamma-parvin isoform X4, translating into MDPASLNVLTQPAALNQFLAENAIAQGEKKKLIKPTSSHNTKLEELKLLLFPPQLLIDWINTTLKEEHIVVKSLEEDLYDGLVLHHLLENLGSLKLDVDKIALTEKKQRQKLSVILEAVAKCLQLEESQLKWSVESILTKDLLSTLHLLVAMAKHFKPSLAMPPNVQVETITIENTSRGLKTANAVEYITENKESLEVQSKDDAFDELFSRAPDKLDAVKKVFLQFVNQHVGKLGLNVKDIESQFADGVILLLLIGQLEGYFLNLRNFFLTPASTTEMLHNVNLALDLLADGGLLNFSVNSEDIVNGDVKTTMRILYCLYSKYKTKET; encoded by the exons ATGGATCCAGCCTCTTTAAATGTGCTTACACAGCCTGCTGCGCTTAATCAGTTCCTAGCTGAGAATGCCATTGCTCAAG GCGAGAAGAAGAAACTCATAAAACCGACCTCAAGCCACAATACTAAATTGGAAGAATTAAAACTG ctgctttttcctccacagTTACTGATTGACTGGATTAACACAACCCTGAAAGAGGAACACATAGTAGTTAAAAGTCTGGAAGAGGATCTGTATGACGGGCTGGTACTTCATCATCTTTTGG AAAACCTAGGATCTCTCAAGCTGGATGTTGACAAGATCGcgttaacagaaaaaaaacagcgACAGAAACTCTCTGTGATTCTGGAAGCTGTGGCTAAGTGTTTGCAACTGGAAGAAAGTCAGCTGAAATGGAGTGTGGAAT CTATCTTGACAAAGGACTTACTGAGCACACTGCATCTTCTGGTTGCAATGGCAAAGCACTTCAAACCCAGCCTGGCCATGCCTCCAAATGTTCAAGTGGAAACAATCACCATTGAG AACACCTCCAGAGGATTAAAGACAGCAAATGCGGTGGAATACATCACAGAAAACAA GGAGAGTTTAGAAGTGCAGTCAA AAGATGATGCCTTTGATGAATTATTTAGCCGTGCTCCAGATAAACTGGATGCTGTAAAAAAG gtATTTTTGCAATTTGTCAACCAGCATGTTGGAAAATTAGGATTAAATGTGAAAGACATCGAATCTCAG TTTGCAGATGGAGTTATCTTACTTCTGTTAATTGGACAACTGGAGGGTTACTTTCTGAACTTAAGGAATTTTTTCCTGACTCCAGCCAGCACCACGGAGATG CTTCACAATGTTAACCTTGCACTAGACTTGCTGGCAGATGGAGgtcttctgaatttttctgtgaaCTCTGAAG ATATTGTGAATGGAGATGTGAAGACTACAATGCGGATTCTGTATTGCTTGTATTCCAAATACAAGACCAAAGAAACATGA